A DNA window from Borrelia sp. HM contains the following coding sequences:
- the clpP gene encoding ATP-dependent Clp endopeptidase proteolytic subunit ClpP, translating to MYNLVPTVVEHTGNYERVFDIYSRLLRDRIIFLSGEINDMRADTVIAQLLFLESEDPKKDIYIYINSPGGSITSGLAIYDTMQYIKPDVRTICIGQAASMAAFILAGGTIGKRESLSYSRIMIHQPWGGIGGQASDINIQANEIIRLKRLIIDIMSDKMRVSKEKLSLDIERDYFMTPKDALDYGIIDSILVRN from the coding sequence ATGTATAATTTAGTACCTACTGTTGTAGAGCATACTGGTAATTATGAACGCGTATTTGATATATATTCAAGATTATTAAGAGACAGGATAATTTTTTTGAGTGGTGAGATTAATGATATGAGAGCAGATACCGTCATTGCTCAACTTCTTTTCTTAGAGTCTGAAGATCCTAAGAAGGATATATATATTTATATAAATTCTCCAGGTGGTAGTATTACTTCAGGACTTGCAATTTATGATACTATGCAGTACATCAAACCAGATGTACGAACAATTTGTATTGGGCAGGCAGCTTCAATGGCTGCATTCATTCTTGCAGGAGGTACTATAGGTAAGCGAGAATCATTATCGTATTCAAGAATAATGATTCATCAGCCTTGGGGTGGAATAGGTGGTCAAGCAAGTGATATCAATATACAGGCAAATGAAATTATAAGACTTAAGAGGTTAATAATAGATATTATGTCTGATAAGATGCGAGTTTCTAAGGAAAAATTGTCTCTTGATATTGAACGAGATTATTTTATGACTCCAAAAGATGCTCTTGATTATGGAATTATTGATAGTATCTTGGTAAGAAATTAG
- the clpX gene encoding ATP-dependent protease ATP-binding subunit ClpX has translation MARSKSQKIDGCSFCGRTKIEAEGRIISAKSVAICFECSRICYNLFQEESEQPDNSKYLKKLPTPKQLKSHLDRYIIGQEDAKKVLSVAVYNHYKRIFRGGDKDEKNGVELEKSNILLVGPTGSGKTLLAKKLAAEMNVPFTIADATTLTEAGYVGEDVENILLKLIHAAHGDVSFAERGIIYIDEIDKIAKKGENVSITRDVSGEGVQQSLLKIIEGTIANVPPKGGRKHPYEDTIEINTNNILFICGGAFVGLENIIRKRINKSSIGFSSASRKDSKEEHILKYLEMEDLVKFGLIPEFVGRLPVHSYLEKLEKEDLIKILVEPANSIVRQYCHMFKMDNVDLVFEKDALESIAEEAMVKNTGARGLRSILEELLKDVMFEIPSTKQIKKVIVTKESVLNSNIEPLILTGKHINKPWAKELYEINCQSN, from the coding sequence ATGGCGAGAAGCAAAAGTCAAAAAATTGATGGGTGTTCTTTTTGTGGTCGTACTAAGATTGAGGCTGAAGGACGTATTATTTCTGCAAAGTCAGTTGCTATTTGTTTTGAATGTTCTAGGATATGTTATAATCTTTTTCAAGAAGAATCAGAACAGCCTGACAATAGTAAATATTTAAAAAAACTTCCAACTCCTAAGCAACTTAAGAGTCATTTGGATAGGTATATTATTGGACAAGAAGATGCTAAGAAAGTATTATCTGTTGCTGTTTATAATCATTATAAAAGGATATTTAGGGGTGGCGATAAGGATGAGAAGAATGGAGTTGAGCTTGAGAAGTCTAATATATTGCTTGTAGGTCCCACTGGAAGTGGTAAGACTTTGCTTGCAAAAAAGTTGGCAGCTGAGATGAATGTTCCATTTACAATTGCAGATGCCACAACGCTTACTGAAGCTGGGTATGTGGGGGAAGATGTTGAGAATATTTTGCTTAAGCTGATTCATGCTGCACATGGAGATGTAAGTTTTGCGGAGCGAGGTATTATATATATAGATGAAATAGATAAGATTGCAAAAAAAGGTGAGAATGTTTCAATTACAAGGGATGTTTCTGGAGAAGGAGTTCAACAATCTTTATTGAAGATCATTGAAGGAACTATTGCAAATGTTCCGCCAAAGGGTGGTAGAAAACATCCTTACGAGGATACTATTGAAATTAATACAAACAATATATTATTCATATGCGGTGGCGCCTTTGTAGGGCTTGAAAATATTATTAGAAAAAGGATTAATAAAAGTTCTATTGGATTTTCATCTGCTAGTAGAAAAGATTCAAAGGAAGAGCATATTTTAAAATATTTAGAGATGGAAGATTTAGTTAAATTTGGACTCATTCCAGAGTTTGTCGGTAGACTTCCTGTACATTCTTATCTTGAAAAGCTAGAAAAAGAAGATTTAATTAAGATACTAGTTGAGCCTGCAAATTCTATTGTTCGACAATATTGCCATATGTTTAAGATGGATAATGTTGATTTGGTATTTGAGAAGGACGCACTTGAATCAATTGCAGAAGAGGCTATGGTTAAAAATACAGGTGCAAGAGGCTTGAGATCTATTTTAGAAGAATTGCTTAAAGATGTTATGTTTGAAATACCTTCAACCAAGCAAATTAAAAAAGTTATTGTTACT
- the tig gene encoding trigger factor, which yields MILNSNVKLVSDSKVEVVIRIPKEFIKDKYNEILQDYSLRIKIKGFRPGKVPFGIIESKYADNIKALTMEKIIHQSLEEFFKSALYKPLSYAVPKILDERLEIDFSQDFEFTFVYETYPEFNVPDISDFEVEVPEVLVSDSDVEEELKLLQLENSMIIDDNGGEVKLGSIVKVDFVELDDSLSEILTTKRQDFVFTVGEFNNNYYGIDDDILGMKKDESRVVEKSYDSDYKFDELANSFKRLKVTIKDIKRRDIPELNDDFAKDIRDSFKTLDELREHIKGNMLRIVKERIESFKLSKLLSSIVDQINIEVPPTMFEAEFKQALNGVLNKNKVNLKQLNNVSSDLQSADDILKDTVLKQLKSKLVFQKIVDSDSMEITDVDLENELVKQADDAKMKFSDIKKFYEEKNLLEILRNEIKRGKIKQKILKNVKEIKHNKVSFKNFINDKTGE from the coding sequence GTGATATTAAATAGTAATGTAAAGTTAGTTTCTGATTCTAAGGTTGAAGTTGTGATCAGAATTCCAAAGGAGTTTATTAAAGATAAATACAATGAGATCTTGCAGGATTATTCTTTGCGTATTAAGATCAAAGGTTTTAGACCAGGAAAGGTTCCTTTTGGTATTATTGAATCTAAATATGCTGATAATATAAAAGCTCTTACTATGGAAAAAATTATTCATCAATCTTTAGAAGAATTCTTTAAAAGTGCACTTTATAAACCATTAAGTTATGCTGTTCCGAAGATATTAGACGAAAGATTAGAGATTGATTTCAGTCAAGATTTTGAGTTTACTTTTGTTTATGAGACTTATCCTGAATTTAATGTACCTGATATATCTGATTTTGAAGTAGAAGTTCCAGAAGTTCTTGTGTCTGATTCTGATGTGGAAGAAGAACTTAAATTGTTGCAACTTGAAAATTCAATGATCATTGATGATAATGGTGGTGAAGTTAAGTTAGGAAGTATTGTTAAGGTTGATTTTGTTGAACTTGATGATTCTTTAAGTGAAATTTTAACAACTAAAAGGCAAGATTTTGTTTTTACTGTTGGGGAATTTAATAATAATTATTATGGTATTGATGATGACATCCTTGGAATGAAGAAGGATGAGAGTAGAGTAGTAGAGAAAAGCTATGATTCTGATTATAAATTTGATGAGCTTGCTAATTCTTTTAAGAGGTTAAAGGTAACCATTAAGGATATAAAGAGACGTGATATTCCTGAGCTTAATGATGATTTTGCAAAGGATATTAGGGATAGTTTTAAGACATTAGATGAGCTTAGGGAACACATAAAAGGTAATATGTTGAGGATAGTTAAAGAAAGAATTGAGTCTTTTAAACTTTCAAAATTATTGTCTTCTATTGTGGATCAGATAAATATAGAAGTTCCACCTACTATGTTTGAGGCTGAATTTAAGCAAGCTTTAAATGGGGTTTTGAATAAAAATAAGGTTAATCTTAAACAATTAAATAATGTTTCTTCAGATTTGCAAAGTGCTGATGATATTTTAAAGGATACTGTACTTAAACAGTTAAAATCTAAATTAGTCTTTCAAAAGATCGTAGATAGTGATTCTATGGAAATTACAGATGTTGATTTAGAAAATGAACTTGTTAAGCAAGCTGATGATGCAAAGATGAAATTTTCAGATATTAAAAAATTTTATGAAGAGAAAAATTTGCTTGAGATTTTGAGAAATGAAATTAAGAGAGGAAAAATTAAACAAAAAATTTTAAAAAATGTAAAGGAAATTAAACATAATAAAGTTTCCTTTAAAAACTTTATTAATGATAAAACAGGTGAGTAA
- a CDS encoding lactate permease LctP family transporter translates to MNLYDFIKALVPIILIIVGLGIIKKPAYYVIPICLIVTIAIVLIDKNLGIVNTSLAIFEGAVMGIWPIIIVIIAAIFTYKMAENQNDIKIIKAMLANVSSDKRIIVLLVAWGFGNFLEGVAGYGTAVAIPVSILIAMGFEPFFACLICLIMNTSSTAYGSVGIPIISLAQATELDVKMLSSDISLQLIFPTIVIPFVLVMLSGGGIKALKGGIFILTLLSGVSIAISQIYISRTLGPELPAILGSILSMTITIIYAMLFGEKDTANKHIKVSPMQGFLACLNYILIVLFIIIASPLFYKINKYLSSFKTVISIYPGSNPLQFKWITSPGFLIILATVISYSLRGVSMMKQLNTFLMTIKKMAASSFVIICIVSISRLMTHSGMIKDLANGISIMTSTFYPLFSPLIGALGTFLTGSDTVSNVLFGPLQTQIAANIDANPYWLAAANTTGATGGKMISPQNITIATTTAGLIGQEGKLLSKTIVYALCYIFISGLLIYFCYQ, encoded by the coding sequence ATGAATTTATATGATTTCATTAAAGCCTTAGTACCAATTATATTAATAATTGTTGGACTAGGAATAATAAAAAAACCAGCATACTACGTAATACCAATATGCTTAATAGTAACTATTGCAATAGTCCTAATTGATAAAAACTTAGGAATAGTCAATACAAGTCTTGCAATATTTGAAGGAGCAGTAATGGGAATATGGCCAATAATCATTGTAATTATAGCTGCTATTTTCACATATAAAATGGCTGAAAATCAAAATGATATAAAAATTATAAAAGCCATGTTAGCAAATGTATCTTCTGACAAACGAATAATAGTTTTACTTGTAGCATGGGGATTTGGTAACTTTTTAGAAGGAGTTGCAGGATACGGAACTGCTGTTGCAATTCCAGTATCAATACTAATAGCAATGGGCTTTGAACCATTTTTTGCCTGTCTTATATGTTTAATCATGAATACATCTTCAACCGCTTATGGCTCAGTAGGAATCCCTATCATATCCTTGGCACAAGCAACAGAATTAGATGTTAAAATGTTATCATCTGATATTTCTTTGCAATTAATATTTCCAACTATAGTTATACCATTTGTACTAGTTATGCTCTCAGGAGGCGGTATTAAAGCTCTTAAAGGAGGAATTTTTATCCTTACACTACTATCAGGAGTATCAATAGCAATATCTCAAATTTATATTTCAAGAACTCTAGGACCTGAACTCCCTGCAATACTTGGAAGTATACTATCAATGACAATAACAATAATTTATGCAATGCTTTTTGGAGAAAAAGATACTGCAAACAAACATATAAAGGTATCACCAATGCAAGGATTTCTTGCTTGTTTAAACTACATCTTAATAGTGTTATTTATAATTATTGCATCACCACTTTTTTATAAAATAAATAAATATCTATCAAGTTTTAAAACTGTTATTTCAATTTATCCAGGGTCAAACCCACTACAATTTAAATGGATAACTTCACCAGGATTTTTAATTATTCTTGCAACAGTAATATCTTACTCACTCAGGGGTGTTTCTATGATGAAACAACTAAATACATTTTTAATGACAATAAAAAAAATGGCAGCATCCTCATTCGTAATTATTTGCATAGTATCAATATCAAGATTGATGACACATAGTGGTATGATAAAAGACCTTGCAAATGGCATATCAATAATGACAAGTACATTTTATCCGTTATTTAGTCCATTAATAGGGGCTTTGGGTACTTTTTTAACAGGAAGCGATACCGTTTCAAATGTCCTATTTGGTCCGCTACAAACACAAATTGCAGCAAATATTGATGCTAATCCTTACTGGCTTGCAGCTGCAAATACAACAGGAGCAACGGGAGGTAAAATGATATCACCTCAAAATATTA
- a CDS encoding chemotaxis protein CheD (catalyzes the conversion of glutamine residues to glutamate on methyl-accepting chemotaxis receptors), protein MLNHFNFKLKRDVTIIVPGEAFVSNDRVISTILGSCISVVLYDGFHKLIGVNHYVLVKSDSIVDISQKGRYGIYAIPMLIDAMIESGASESNLVAKIFGGANFMAKGKIKVGFENSSFAINELAKYGIPIVVQDLDQFKSRKIFVFPENCKVIVEYPDGAKVF, encoded by the coding sequence ATGTTAAATCATTTTAATTTTAAATTAAAAAGAGATGTTACGATAATAGTGCCAGGTGAAGCTTTTGTGTCAAATGATAGAGTTATTTCTACAATCCTTGGTTCTTGTATTTCTGTTGTGCTTTATGATGGTTTTCATAAACTTATAGGGGTCAATCATTATGTACTAGTTAAATCTGATTCAATAGTGGATATTTCGCAAAAGGGTAGGTATGGAATTTATGCTATTCCTATGTTAATTGATGCTATGATAGAAAGTGGTGCATCTGAGAGTAATCTTGTAGCTAAAATCTTTGGAGGTGCTAACTTCATGGCTAAAGGTAAAATAAAGGTAGGTTTTGAAAATTCAAGTTTTGCCATTAATGAGTTGGCCAAATATGGTATTCCAATTGTAGTTCAAGATTTAGATCAGTTTAAATCCAGAAAAATTTTTGTTTTTCCTGAGAATTGTAAGGTTATTGTGGAATATCCAGATGGTGCTAAAGTTTTTTAA
- the pepD gene encoding beta-Ala-His dipeptidase: MESIAISYFRKISKIPRCSKNLKGISNFIKEEARKFGCSFKEDSAGNIVVNIKANDFSGSMLPIILQAHIDMVCEKNESVAHDFNNDPIGIIEDNGYFYASGTTLGADNGIGVAMMLAVMSESLDFKHPDLELLFTVDEEIGLIGAIGLDSNLCSGKMLINLDGEEEGYFLVGCAGSKLVHINFKPQYRQSKKTMGIEILFTGLKGGHSGADIHFDLANSLKLMFFALNKLREKMEFEVAYICGGDKSNAIPREAKALIFIETEHFVLLEKELELFKLDVQKMYTLDLDFEIVLGKVNFSDNVLDDISQAKLLNMGMAFLHGIHKVENYTEKLIRTSLNFASLFKVGDEYRFSFTIRSLLDVEKEYIFNHLKAICELSGAGFKIVYNYSSWEPAGGDSKLLNHLKNIYKGLYLKEAKTVVIHAGLETGIISAKFGGIDSVTIGPWIEAPHTPRERVDIASTIRVYNFLKESLKTL, encoded by the coding sequence ATGGAAAGTATTGCAATTAGTTATTTTAGGAAAATATCTAAAATTCCTAGATGTTCAAAAAATTTAAAAGGTATTAGTAATTTTATTAAAGAAGAAGCTAGAAAATTTGGATGTTCCTTTAAGGAAGATTCTGCTGGTAACATTGTAGTTAATATCAAAGCTAATGATTTTAGTGGCAGTATGTTGCCTATTATTTTGCAAGCTCACATAGATATGGTTTGTGAAAAAAATGAGTCTGTTGCGCATGATTTTAACAATGATCCAATTGGTATTATTGAGGATAATGGATATTTTTATGCATCAGGTACTACTCTTGGTGCTGATAATGGTATTGGAGTTGCCATGATGCTTGCTGTTATGAGCGAATCTTTGGATTTTAAACATCCTGATTTAGAACTTCTTTTTACTGTTGATGAAGAAATAGGATTAATAGGTGCTATTGGCCTTGATTCTAATTTGTGCAGTGGTAAGATGTTAATTAATCTTGATGGAGAAGAAGAAGGCTATTTTTTGGTTGGCTGTGCTGGTTCCAAACTTGTGCATATTAATTTTAAGCCTCAATACAGACAAAGTAAAAAAACTATGGGAATTGAAATTTTATTTACAGGTCTTAAAGGTGGACATTCTGGTGCAGATATTCATTTTGATTTAGCAAATTCTTTGAAACTTATGTTTTTTGCTTTAAATAAACTTAGGGAAAAAATGGAATTTGAAGTTGCGTATATATGTGGTGGAGATAAAAGCAATGCAATTCCTAGAGAGGCAAAGGCATTAATATTTATTGAAACAGAGCATTTTGTTTTATTAGAAAAAGAATTAGAATTGTTCAAGCTTGATGTCCAAAAAATGTATACTCTTGATTTAGATTTTGAAATTGTTCTAGGAAAAGTAAATTTTTCTGATAATGTTTTGGACGATATATCTCAAGCAAAGCTTTTAAATATGGGCATGGCATTTTTACATGGAATTCATAAGGTTGAAAACTACACTGAAAAGCTTATTAGAACTTCTTTAAATTTTGCTAGTCTTTTCAAGGTTGGTGATGAGTATCGATTTTCATTTACAATAAGGTCTTTATTAGATGTTGAAAAAGAATATATCTTTAATCATTTAAAAGCTATTTGTGAGCTATCAGGTGCTGGTTTTAAAATAGTTTATAATTATTCTTCTTGGGAGCCGGCTGGGGGGGATAGTAAGCTTTTAAATCATCTTAAGAATATTTATAAAGGCCTGTATTTAAAAGAAGCTAAAACTGTGGTGATTCATGCTGGTCTTGAAACTGGAATAATCTCTGCAAAATTTGGTGGAATAGATTCAGTTACAATTGGTCCTTGGATTGAAGCTCCTCATACACCAAGAGAACGTGTTGATATTGCTTCAACTATTAGAGTTTATAATTTCTTAAAAGAAAGCCTAAAAACTTTATGA